acgagcaggagtgattatcggaccggtgcttttgggcttttactactatgggcttttgggcttctatcgttttatcgcttttatcgttatcgggcctttaggcctttgggcttttatcgtttatgttatttCGTATTTCGGACTTTCGGTTTATGTCGTATTTtatgtttcagattttattttatattatggaatCAAGCGTGGatgttgattttcaaatatttatatatggatatttcagatatttgtaCTTATcgaattatttttactatttcgaaagtgacgggtgtcacattttggtatcagagctatttatttatcgtaacattttattatgtaaatcggggtgccacaatttggtatcagagcgggttccgtcccggctccGACCCGGGATGGTGATTTTTGGAGACctggttttattcggttttgacggttttaaacgatttcaaaatattttcggggatttgggaattttgaaaataaaaataaatagcaccTTTCCGTTCGATATCACTGCTCCTTAAATGTTGGTATCCAAAGTTCAGCGTAAGTTAACTTTTCGCTTTCCTTTTAGATGCCGCCAAGGAGAAGAACCACCCGTGCCCAGACCGCCAGAGCCGTTAGAGACAATGTAGATGAGCATGAGCAGCCCGCAGTTCCACCACCCGCGGCTCCACCAGTTGATCAGGATGCATTGAGACAGATGGTTCAGGATGCCGCTAGACAGGCCGCTCAGGAGGCACTTCAGCAGATTGCCCAGGAGGCAGCCAGGCAGGCCGCTCAGGAGGCCGCCCGCCGAGTAGCTGCTCAGGAGGTTGCTCGTCAGATGGCTGCCGTTCAGCAGGGTCCTCAGGTTCAGGTGCAGCAGGGTCCGCAGATTCGGGTTCAGCAAGTTCCACTGGTTCAGGTCCAACAGGATCAGCAGGGTCCAGTTCAGCAGTTTGCTCATGGTGTTCAGGATCtaccgccaccaccaccgcgACCTCATGTTTACCCGGTTTATGATGAGAGGTTCTACAGGCTGACATGTCAGATGAGAAACATGGAGATGGAGCATTTTAGCGGAACAGTGGATGCTGTAGCTGCACATGATTGGAAGTTAGCCTTGCAGCGGAAGCTGGAGATTATTGAGTGTCCACCAGAGTTGTCGCTCAGATTGACTATGCAGTACCTTcgtggagatgctcttatatgGTGGGAGGGAATACGATTGAGTCACTTTGGGCCAGAGAGGCTTACCTTCGCAGACTTCATCCGAGAGTTCGATAGGAAATACTTTCCGAAGGAAGCTATGGATAGGAAGAAATGCGAGTTCGAGCATGTAAGTCAGGGTAAGATGTCTATCAGGGAGTATGAGGTTGTGTTTAACCAACTTCGCAGGTTTGCTGGAGAGGGCATTTTAGAGGAAGACCTGatgaggaaatttttgaatggGATGCGAGTAGAGATTCGTAACAGGTGCCGTGTCGCCACTTATCACAGATTGGGAGACTTGGTGGAGAAAGCTGCCGAGCAGGAGGCAGGTTTGGCAGAGGAGCAGAAGTACACCAAGGCAGATCAGCCTAAGTTTGGAGGGACTTTAGAGGCACAGCAGAGGACATGGGACAAACCGAGCATACAATGCTTTTATTGTGGAAAGATGGGACATAAGAGTAGGGTTTGTCGGAGTAGGCTATTTGATGCCCAGGTTGCGCCACCAGCAGCGGCAGCAGCACCAGTAGTGGATGTTAGGAACTGTTTTGGTTGTAACCAGCCTGGTCACATTTTCAGAGACTGTCCGAGGAGGGGTAATGCAGCGCTTCCACCACCACCGAAGCGTTTAGCCATCGCTCCACGTGTGTTTACGGTTGGAGATCCCCAGGGAGCTGAGCCGATAGCGGGTATGTTCTTATCATACTTGCTTGTGTTAATATTTGTGGTTTTGTGGTTATCTTGTATAGTTCGAGATTTGTGAATCTCGTGTATGATTGGTTGTGGTTGGTGTGAGTTACCTCACAGCTTATTTGACTTAAGAGCttttcatagttttgtgagttcgCGTTTGGTTAAGTTTTAGTCTTTTTAGAGGGATCTTCTAACCGAAAGATAAGCAGATTTAGATTGTTGTTATGGAGAGCTTGTTGTTATGGAGAGTTTGAGAGCGATCAGGAATTCATCGTGATGTACCTGTTATCATTTGAGTATTATGATGGCACCGTCGAAGTTTTATGGTGGGTCTGGTCGTACACCACTTTGTTGGACCAAAGTGGGGGAGCAATATGAGTTAGAACTATTAATGGTTCAAGAGACGGTAGAGCAAAGGATATGCTCAAGGATTGGCTTTCGGAAGCCCATGACGTCAGAGGATTTATGCAGCTAAGCACCGTAAGGATTTAGAGCTACATATGGGCATACCTTAAAATAAGGACATTTCAGGAGGAGCCTAAGACTCAGAAGATAAAGGAGCTTAAACCGAGATACATGGAATTGTATCCTGCACTGGAGTGGATTGGATTAGTTGCTTGCAGTTACTTTATCAGCAGTATATCAGCCTTCTAGGACTTGGTTCATATGACAGCATTGCAAAAGTTGAGAAGGCGCTATAATTATTTTGCAGTTGACGTCAAGTGAGTTCATAAAGATTTTATGGACCTTATCATCTATTGAAGATTTTGGATCATCAAGAGAAAACAGTTCGGGGAATATCGACTGTGTTTGTCCGAGTTCGTTGGGGAGGGAGATAAGACTCAGGAGGAGACCTGAAAGGCCGAGCGAAGATTAGTATTCGAGGTTTTGCTATGATGACATTGGGCACGTCAACTTATGACatgaattcggggacgaattccttataagtgggggagaattgtaatgacccaccactcccaccatctccacttctttctccaACCCCACCACTTCCACCTTCTCttccaccatctccaccttctTCCCCACCATCTCCAACTTCTATAAAActtaagaaagagagagagagagagagagagagagagagagagaagagagaagaagaagagagagaatctcacctgagctcgtcgccggagcCACCACACGCCAGGACGTCGTCAAGCTCGTCACCACCATCATCCGCAACCAAAGGTAATCGAAAACCGCCATGTTTTTGAGTTAAGTTTCGGCCGTTTTAGTAAATCGACCATAACTTTCTAACCGTGATGAATCTCGTGAATCCAAGACtaccatcgtgttcctctcgtcgagacgaatCCGTGGCCACCAAAAACGCTCAATCGGAGTCCGGACGAAGCCGCACGCGCCTCCGGAAGTTTTGCCTCTGCGCGCGTGAGGtacacgcgccgccgccggaaAACGTCGCCACCGCCGGACCACCGTCCCCCGCCGCCGAAAtatccgccgtcgccgccgttgACCGTTGCCGGTAACTCGCcggtgactcggtcaactcgtccgagtcaactcggttgactcggttaaccactggtttgaccggtttaaattgatttcgtttcggttagggtaaaccggtcggtttagTCAAATCGATTTCTGGTCAAAGCTTGACCGGGTTGACTTTGACCAGCGagttgacttttccgtaaatacccgttttaaaccgttcgaaaggcgttctgactcgaaatttcgatctgatttcagatttggagtccatttgagcagctggaggtcatatataccacttctcttcattgctaaggtgagggctattccgttaaatcccgagctagtttagtactaccattatggaaagtttagtttcgaaacatgatccgtcttTGTGAATCGAGTCTATTTGAGAGTCTTGTTGTTCattattgatattgattgttAACTGGAattaggataatagaggattcaacgattgtgtgaaatgattgatgctaagaactgctatatatatgtatatacatagttatgagtagggactatgtgatgAGGGCGTGAGTTCAGAGATGTCTGAGCTTCGACGCTACAGTGTGGTATGGGCGTGAGTTCAGAGACGTTTGAGCTTCGACGCTACTGTTTGGGGcgtggtgcagagacgtttgcattcgACGCTACGatgggcgggggtacagagacagactgtactagcgacgcttcgagtatatgtatatatccttatgaggagaTGCGTGGTGCAGAGAGTAGCTATGTACTTTAAGCGCATGAGTTGTAACGGCTAGTCCTCTAGCCGAATATTGATTGttatgtgtggtgtaataggcaccgtgtttgtttcatgctagagctaggcctacattttagtagtgctatgaactcagtctgtggtttgcggtttagcatcccatacctcactgggcgattcccctgtcgctcacccctccttctttccccctttcaggtgagaccgacgagcaggagtgattatacCGGACCGGTGCTTTTGGGCTTTTACTACTATTGGCTTTGGGCTTCTATCGTTTTTATTCGCTTTTACCGTATCGGGCCTCTAGGCCTTTGGGCTTTTATCGTTTATGTATTTCGTATTTCGGACTCTCGGTTTATGTCGTACTTtatgtttcagattttattttatattatggaatTCAAGCGTGGatgttgattttcaaatatttatatatggatatttcAGATATTGTACTATcgaattatttttactatttcgaaagtgacgggtgtcacattttggtatcacagctatttatttatcgtaacattttattatgtaaataggggtgtcacaatttggtatcagagcgggttccgtcccggctccgacccgggatggcgattttTGGAGACctggttttattcggttttgacggttttaaacgatttcaaaatattttcgggATTGggaatttgaaaataaaaataaatagcaacCTTTCCGTTCGATATCACTTCTCCTTAAATGTTGGTATCCAAAGTTCAGCGTAAGTTAACTTTTCGCTTTCCTTTTAGATGCCGCCAAGGAGAAGAACCACCCGTGCCCAGACCGCCAGAGCCGTTAGAGACAATGTAGATGAGCATGAGCATCCCGCAGTTCCACCACCCGCGGCTCCACCAGTTGATCAGGATGCATTGAGACAGATGGTTCAGGATGCTGCTAGACAGGCCGCTCAGGAGGCACTTCAGCAGATTGCCCAGGAGGCAGCCAGGCAGGCCGCTCAGGAGGCCGCCCGAGTAGCTGCTCAGGAGGTTGCTCGTCAGATGGCTGCCGTTCAGCAGGGTCCTCAGGTTCAGGTGCAGCAGGGTCCGCAGATTCGGGTTCAGCAAGTTCCTCTGGTTCAGGTCCAATAGGATCAGCAGGGTCCAGTTCAGCAGTTTGCTCATGGTGTTCAGGATCtaccgccaccaccaccgcgACCTCATGTTTACCCCCGGTTTATGATGAGAGGTTCTACAGGCTGACATGTCAGATGAGAAACATGGAGATAGAGCATTTTAGCGGAACAGTGGATGCTGTAGCTGCACATGATTGGAAGTTAGCCTTGCAGCGGAAGCTGGAGATTATTGAGTGTCCACCAGAGTTGTCGCTCAGATTGACTATGCAGTACCTTcgtggagatgctcttatatgGTGGGAGGGAATACGATTGAGTCACTTTGGGCCAGAGAGGCTTACCTTCGCAGACTTCATCCGAGAGTTCGATAGGAAATACTTTCCGAAGGAAGCTATGGATAGGAAGAAATGCGAGTTCGAGCATGTAAGTCAGGGTATATGTCTCAGGGATATGAGGTTGTGTTTAACCAACTTCGCAGGTTTGCTGGAGAGGGCATTTAGAGGAAGACCGatgaggaaatttttgaatggGATGCGAGAGAGATTCGTAACAGGTGCCGTTTCGCCACTTATCACAGATTGGGGACTTGGTGGAAAGCTGGAGAGGAGGCAGGTTTGGCAGAGGAGAGAACACGGCATGTAGTTTGGAGGGAATTGGAAGCAGAGGACATGGGAGCATACAGCTTTTAGTGGAGATGGGACATAAGAGTAAGGTTTGTAGAGGCTATTTGTGCCCAGGTTGCGCCACCAGCAGTCAGCAGAGTAGTGGATGTTAGAACTGTTTTGGTTGTAGTGAATTTTCAGAGTGCCGAGGAGGAAGCAGCAGAGCGTTAGCATCACGGTGAGCGAGAAGCTCAAGGCAGGATCAGCTAAGTTGGAGGGACTTGAGAGGACAGCAGAGGAGACATGGAACGAGAGAGATACAATGCTTTTATTGTGGAAAGGAGGGAGAATGAAGAGTAAGGTTTGTGCGGAGTAAGTGTGATGGTTAGGGATGTGAGGTTCGCCAGTCAGGCTGCAGCACAGGAGTAGCTGGTGTTGCGGAAATAGTTTAGTGGATGATGTTTTTGAGGACCGCCTGGGAACATTTTTAGAGACTGTCCGAGGAGGGGTAATGGAAGCGCTTTAGCACCACCGAAGCATTGTTTAAGCCATCTAAACGTGTTTTACGGTTGGAGATCCCCAGGGAGCTGAGCCGATAGCGGGTATGTTCTTATCATACTTGCTTGTGTTATATTTGTGGTTTTGTGGTTATCTTGTATAGTTCGAGATTTGTGAATCTCGTGTATGATTGGTTGTGGTTGGTGTGAGTTACCTCACAGCTTATTTGACTTAAGagcttttcatatttttggagTTCCGCGTTGGTTAAGTTTTAGTCTTTTTAGAGGGATCTTCTAACCGAAAGATAAGCAGATTTAGATTGTTGTTATGGAGAGCTTGTTGTTATGGAGAGTTTGAGAGCGATCAGGAATTCATCGTGATGTACCTGTTATCATTTGAGTATTATGATGGCACCGTCGAAGTTTTATGGTGGGTCTGGTCGTACGCCACTTTGTTGGACCAAGTGGGGGAGCATATGAGTTAGAACTATTAATGGTTCAAGAGACGGTAGAGCAAAGGATATGCTCAAGGATTGGCTTTCGGAAGCCCATGACGTCAGAGGATTTATGCAGCTAAGCACCGTAAGGATTTAGAGCTACATATGGGCATACCTTAAAATAAGGACATTTCAGGAGGAGCCTAAGACTCAGAAGATAAAGGAGCTTAAACCGAGATACATGGAATTGTATCCTGCACTGGAGTGGATTGGATTAGTTGCTTGCAGTTACTTTATCAGCAGTATATCAGCCTTCTAGGACTTGGTTCATATGACAGCATTGCAAAAGTTGAGACGGCGCTATAATTATTTTGCAGTTGACGTCAAGTGAGTTCATAAAGATTTTATGGACCTTATCACCTATTAAGATTTTGGATCATCAAGAGAAAACAGTTCGGGGAATATCGACTGTGTTTGTCCGAGTTCGTTGGGGAGGGATATAAGACTCAGGAGGAGACCTGAAAGGCCGAGCGAAGATTAGTATTCGAGGTTTTTGCTATGATGACATTGGGCACGTCAACTTATGACatgaattcggggacgaattccttATAAGTggggggagaattgtaatgacccaccactcccaccatctccacttctttctccaACCCCACCACTTCCACCttctcttcaccatctccaccttcttcttcaccatctccaACTAATCTATCCAACTTCTAGAAaccttaagagagagagagagagagagagagagagagagaggagagagagagagagagagagagaagaagaagaagaagaagagagaaatctcacctgagctcgtcgccggagcaaCCACACGCCGCAGGACGTCGTCAAGCTCGTCACCACCATCATCCGCACCAAAGGTAATCGAAAACCGCCATGTTTTTGAGTTAAGTTTCGGCCGTTTTAGTAAATCGACCATAACTTTCTAACCGTGATGAATCTCGTGAATCCAAGAtaccatcgtgttcctctcgtcgagacgaatCCGTGGCCGCCAAAAACGTCTCAATCGGAGTCCGGACGAAGCCGCACGCGCCTCCGGAAGTTTTGCCTCTGCGCGCGTGAGGtacacgcgccgccgccggaaAACGTCGCCACCGCCGGACCACCGTCCCCCCCGCCGCAAtatccgccgtcgccgccgttgACCGTTGCCGGTAACTCGCcggtgactcggtcaactcg
This region of Brassica napus cultivar Da-Ae chromosome C5, Da-Ae, whole genome shotgun sequence genomic DNA includes:
- the LOC125587692 gene encoding uncharacterized protein LOC125587692 isoform X2, whose product is MPPRRRTTRAQTARAVRDNVDEHEQPAVPPPAAPPVDQDALRQMVQDAARQAAQEALQQIAQEAARQAAQEAARRVAAQEVARQMAAVQQGPQVQVQQGPQIRVQQVPLVQVQQDQQGPVQQFAHGVQDLPPPPPRPHVYPVYDERFYRLTCQMRNMEMEHFSGTVDAVAAHDWKLALQRKLEIIECPPELSLRLTMQYLRGDALIWWEGIRLSHFGPERLTFADFIREFDRKYFPKEAMDRKKCEFEHVSQGKMSIREYEVVFNQLRRFAGEGILEEDLMRKFLNGMRVEIRNRCRVATYHRLGDLVEKAAEQEAGLAEEQKYTKADQPKFGGTLEAQQRTWDKPSIQCFYCGKMGHKSRVCRSRLFDAQVAPPAAAAAPVVDVRNCFGCNQPGHIFRDCPRRGNAALPPPPKRLAIAPRVFTVGDPQGAEPIAGETDEQE
- the LOC125587692 gene encoding uncharacterized protein LOC125587692 isoform X1, which codes for MPPRRRTTRAQTARAVRDNVDEHEQPAVPPPAAPPVDQDALRQMVQDAARQAAQEALQQIAQEAARQAAQEAARRVAAQEVARQMAAVQQGPQVQVQQGPQIRVQQVPLVQVQQDQQGPVQQFAHGVQDLPPPPPRPHVYPVYDERFYRLTCQMRNMEMEHFSGTVDAVAAHDWKLALQRKLEIIECPPELSLRLTMQYLRGDALIWWEGIRLSHFGPERLTFADFIREFDRKYFPKEAMDRKKCEFEHVSQGKMSIREYEVVFNQLRRFAGEGILEEDLMRKFLNGMRVEIRNRCRVATYHRLGDLVEKAAEQEAGLAEEQKYTKADQPKFGGTLEAQQRTWDKPSIQCFYCGKMGHKSRVCRSRLFDAQVAPPAAAAAPVVDVRNCFGCNQPGHIFRDCPRRGNAALPPPPKRLAIAPRVFTVGDPQGAEPIAGMFLSYLLVLIFVVLWLSCIVRDL